One Rhizobiales bacterium GAS188 DNA window includes the following coding sequences:
- a CDS encoding Tetratricopeptide repeat-containing protein, whose protein sequence is MAPEHDAGLSAAPQRLVSLPGSEAMIETSDRATDDGSQGAELEADHEALAGGVSGLALAAVAAESGIADSTATGSPASEDVKRLNASALAKFLAKDYSAAIELLVRVVNIDPDSPIAHGNLAVSMWRAKRTARAEAHCRRAIALDGRYVPAHRLLAEMLRERHDVDAALACYDRLFALEPDNAIAHNNAGLLLRKARRFDEAEAAFARARALLPDDPTIRFNQLSLPSNDAGLPEAIDCYRQSLEQRPDNAEILTNLAVTLQFSGRYDEAVDYSERAIAVDPEHRQAHFNLSLLLLLRGDYGRGWHEYEHRWRLPEVKKPNYRQPLWVGEDLDGKTILLQSEQGLGDSIQCLRYVPLIVARGGRVLLRLERILVRLAAGLPDQVVIMPTSARVPEFDVWCPLMSLPRIFGTRVDSIPAAMPYLGVRPAIAERWQRRLAGLQGLKVGLAWGGSMNHVNDARRSIDLQCLKPLLEIAGVSWVSLQVGPRTADLAALPAGTMTDLSAELSDFAETAGATLNLDLVIAIDTAVAHLAGALARPAWIMLPFSPDWRWLLERGDSPWYPTLRLYRQKTPGGWDDVVARLTADLAERVAAHAGDGAARIGERKSG, encoded by the coding sequence ATGGCGCCCGAACACGATGCGGGATTGAGCGCCGCGCCGCAGCGGCTGGTTTCGCTTCCCGGCTCGGAGGCGATGATCGAGACATCGGACCGGGCAACCGATGACGGCTCGCAAGGTGCGGAGCTCGAGGCGGACCACGAGGCTTTGGCAGGCGGCGTGTCGGGCTTGGCGCTGGCGGCGGTCGCCGCTGAGAGCGGCATCGCGGATTCTACAGCGACGGGTTCGCCCGCAAGCGAAGACGTCAAGCGTCTCAATGCCTCGGCACTCGCCAAGTTCTTGGCCAAGGATTACTCGGCGGCCATCGAGCTGCTCGTACGCGTGGTCAATATCGATCCCGATTCTCCGATCGCGCACGGTAATCTCGCCGTCTCCATGTGGCGAGCCAAGCGCACGGCTCGGGCCGAAGCGCATTGCCGTCGCGCGATCGCGCTCGATGGCCGTTACGTGCCGGCCCATCGCCTGCTGGCCGAGATGCTGCGCGAACGCCACGACGTCGACGCGGCGCTCGCCTGCTACGACCGCCTGTTCGCACTCGAGCCGGACAACGCCATCGCGCACAACAACGCCGGCCTGCTCTTGCGCAAGGCGAGGCGTTTCGACGAGGCTGAGGCAGCGTTCGCGCGTGCCCGCGCGCTTCTGCCGGATGACCCGACGATCCGCTTCAATCAACTCTCTTTGCCGTCGAACGACGCCGGCTTGCCCGAGGCCATCGATTGCTACCGGCAATCGCTGGAGCAGCGACCCGACAACGCCGAGATTCTCACCAATCTCGCCGTGACCCTGCAATTCAGCGGGCGATACGACGAGGCCGTGGACTATTCGGAGCGCGCCATCGCGGTCGACCCCGAGCATCGCCAGGCCCATTTCAACCTGTCCTTGCTGCTTCTCCTGCGCGGTGACTATGGGCGCGGCTGGCACGAATATGAGCATCGCTGGCGCCTGCCCGAGGTGAAGAAGCCCAATTACCGACAGCCGCTTTGGGTCGGGGAGGATCTCGACGGCAAGACCATCCTGCTGCAATCCGAACAGGGCTTGGGCGACAGCATACAGTGCCTGCGCTATGTGCCGCTGATCGTGGCGCGCGGCGGCCGCGTCCTGTTGCGGCTCGAGCGTATCCTGGTCCGGTTGGCGGCAGGCCTGCCGGATCAGGTGGTCATCATGCCGACGAGCGCCCGCGTGCCGGAATTCGACGTCTGGTGCCCGTTGATGAGCTTGCCGCGCATCTTCGGCACAAGGGTGGACTCGATCCCGGCGGCGATGCCTTATCTCGGCGTGCGTCCGGCCATTGCGGAACGCTGGCAACGCCGGCTGGCCGGCTTGCAGGGCTTGAAGGTCGGGCTGGCCTGGGGTGGCAGCATGAACCACGTCAACGATGCTCGCCGTTCGATCGATCTGCAGTGCCTTAAGCCGCTCCTCGAGATTGCGGGCGTGAGCTGGGTGAGCCTGCAGGTCGGTCCGCGCACCGCCGATCTCGCCGCGCTGCCGGCCGGCACCATGACCGACCTCTCAGCCGAGCTCAGCGATTTCGCCGAGACCGCGGGTGCCACGCTGAACCTCGACCTGGTGATCGCGATCGACACCGCGGTCGCGCATCTCGCCGGCGCGCTGGCGAGGCCAGCCTGGATCATGCTGCCCTTCTCGCCCGATTGGCGCTGGCTGCTGGAACGCGGGGACAGTCCCTGGTACCCGACGCTGCGGCTCTATCGGCAGAAGACGCCCGGCGGTTGGGACGATGTCGTCGCCCGCCTCACCGCCGACCTCGCAGAGCGCGTCGCCGCTCACGCCGGCGACGGCGCAGCACGCATAGGCGAACGGAAGTCAGGATGA
- a CDS encoding Flp pilus assembly protein TadD, contains TPR repeats: MNEPDIDGRTRRAMTPAQAFQTGVSLHRQSRLGEAEQVYRAVLQLAPNHVGALHHLGMLCTQHGRFDEAAGLLQKSLALDPHSARARNALGIALSGLLRPLEAAVQYQAAISLQPGFADAHNNLGNALREQGRNEEAAASFETALAVNPAFAEAHNNLGNALAALQRHAEAIAHYEQATFLKPGLAEAHFNLGIALAALQRPDQAIPRYEKAIALKPDYVDAHIGIGKALLRLNRHAQAIARLENALVVRPDSADAHNSLGNALAALERHAEAASHYRQAIELRPEYGEAHNNLGNVLIALNRHEEAVAHYRRALAQSPASYETHNNLGSALLALKRPQDAIACFEKALAIKPGLAETSNNIGAALAALERHADAMPHYRLALAAKPDFAMASCNLGGAMVELNRADEAIACFERALAVDPALAPAYYGLGNAYVTLGRMAEAWKAFETAIELEPTKVEFYRSFAESRRIVADEPHLLAMEDMARDMETLSADQQIELHFALGKAYADLRRPERSFRHLLAGNALKRGQITHDEAATFAKFDRTKAVFTSELMMRLRGTGDPSAVPVFIVGMPRSGTTLVEQVLASHSKVFGAGELMDFSKAAASICEPAGAAIPYPEMLQSMPTEELRRLGARYLAGVTPKAPAAARITDKMPANFLFAGLIHLALPKARIIHVRRDPVDTCMSCFSKLFTGQQPFSYELGELGRYYRAYAALMAHWREVLPAGVMLEVQYEELVADFEPQARRIVAHSGLEWDERCLAFHQTQRPIRTASAVQVRRPIYGDAVGRSRPYAAMLAPLLEALGNEGT, encoded by the coding sequence GTGAACGAGCCGGACATCGACGGCCGAACGCGCCGCGCGATGACCCCCGCTCAGGCCTTCCAGACCGGGGTCTCGTTGCACCGTCAGAGCCGATTGGGCGAGGCCGAGCAGGTCTATCGGGCGGTGCTCCAGCTCGCTCCCAATCACGTCGGGGCCCTGCACCATCTCGGCATGCTGTGCACGCAACATGGACGATTCGACGAAGCCGCCGGGCTGCTCCAAAAATCCCTGGCGCTCGATCCCCATTCGGCAAGGGCTCGCAATGCCCTCGGCATCGCCCTTTCGGGGCTGCTGCGGCCGCTGGAAGCCGCCGTGCAATATCAGGCCGCAATATCCCTCCAGCCGGGCTTTGCCGACGCGCACAACAATCTCGGCAATGCCTTGCGTGAGCAGGGTCGCAACGAAGAGGCCGCCGCATCCTTCGAGACAGCTCTCGCCGTCAATCCGGCCTTTGCCGAGGCGCATAATAATCTCGGCAATGCCCTGGCGGCGCTGCAGCGGCATGCTGAGGCCATCGCTCACTATGAACAGGCGACGTTTCTCAAGCCGGGGCTTGCCGAAGCCCATTTCAATCTGGGCATCGCTCTGGCAGCGCTGCAGCGACCTGACCAAGCGATACCCCGGTATGAAAAAGCAATCGCTCTCAAACCCGATTATGTCGACGCGCATATCGGGATTGGAAAAGCGCTTTTGCGCCTAAACCGTCATGCGCAGGCCATCGCCCGGCTCGAGAACGCGCTTGTGGTCAGGCCGGACTCCGCTGACGCCCATAACAGCCTCGGCAATGCTCTGGCCGCACTCGAGCGGCATGCCGAGGCCGCGTCGCATTACCGCCAGGCGATCGAGCTGCGACCGGAATATGGCGAGGCGCACAACAATCTGGGAAACGTGCTCATTGCCTTGAACCGCCATGAGGAGGCGGTCGCACATTATCGAAGAGCGCTCGCGCAGAGTCCCGCATCATATGAGACGCACAACAATCTCGGCAGCGCGCTCCTCGCGCTCAAGCGGCCGCAAGACGCGATCGCGTGCTTCGAAAAGGCGCTCGCCATCAAGCCGGGCCTCGCCGAAACCTCGAACAACATTGGGGCCGCGCTGGCGGCCTTGGAGCGGCATGCGGACGCAATGCCACATTACCGGTTGGCGCTCGCCGCCAAGCCGGACTTCGCCATGGCGTCTTGCAATCTCGGTGGTGCAATGGTCGAGCTCAACCGGGCCGACGAAGCCATCGCCTGCTTCGAGCGGGCACTCGCCGTCGATCCCGCGCTGGCACCGGCATATTACGGTCTCGGCAACGCATATGTGACGCTCGGGCGGATGGCGGAGGCGTGGAAGGCCTTCGAGACGGCGATCGAGCTTGAACCAACCAAGGTTGAATTCTATCGCAGTTTCGCCGAGTCCAGGCGGATTGTTGCGGATGAGCCCCATCTCCTCGCGATGGAGGACATGGCGCGCGATATGGAAACGCTGTCTGCCGACCAACAGATCGAGCTCCACTTCGCGCTCGGCAAAGCCTATGCGGATCTGCGGCGGCCTGAGCGGTCGTTCCGCCACCTGCTTGCCGGGAATGCGCTCAAGCGTGGGCAGATCACCCATGACGAGGCAGCCACTTTCGCGAAGTTCGATCGCACCAAGGCGGTGTTCACGTCCGAGCTGATGATGCGGTTGCGAGGCACGGGCGATCCCTCCGCCGTGCCGGTATTCATCGTCGGCATGCCGCGCTCCGGAACGACTCTGGTCGAGCAGGTGCTCGCGAGCCACTCCAAGGTCTTCGGCGCCGGCGAGCTCATGGATTTCTCCAAGGCCGCGGCGAGCATTTGCGAGCCGGCGGGCGCCGCCATCCCTTACCCGGAGATGTTGCAGTCCATGCCAACTGAAGAGCTGCGGCGGCTCGGCGCGCGCTATCTTGCGGGGGTCACGCCGAAGGCGCCGGCGGCGGCACGGATCACCGACAAGATGCCGGCAAACTTCCTCTTCGCCGGCTTGATCCATCTGGCGCTGCCGAAGGCGCGGATCATCCATGTGCGGCGCGATCCGGTGGACACTTGCATGTCCTGTTTCTCCAAGCTGTTCACCGGGCAGCAACCCTTCTCCTACGAGCTCGGCGAGCTCGGCCGCTACTATCGCGCTTACGCGGCGCTGATGGCGCATTGGCGCGAAGTTCTTCCCGCCGGCGTCATGCTGGAGGTGCAGTACGAAGAACTCGTCGCCGATTTCGAGCCGCAGGCGCGCCGGATCGTCGCCCATAGCGGGCTCGAATGGGATGAGCGTTGCCTCGCCTTCCATCAGACGCAGCGCCCGATCCGTACCGCCAGCGCCGTGCAAGTGCGTCGGCCGATCTATGGTGATGCCGTCGGCCGTTCACGGCCCTACGCCGCCATGCTCGCGCCACTGCTCGAGGCATTGGGGAATGAGGGCACATAG
- a CDS encoding Ribosomal protein S18 acetylase RimI → MTPMHHAYDIPSPVGSLSLRPEHDEDQAFRYRLFCDSRQPEFALLLAASDFEQIMRFQYQAQTVSYRAEFPAARFDIIELSGEPIGRIVVDRPGGMLHIVDQAIVPQWRNRGIGTAVMRALMDEANAAGLPVQLEVSSANDPSLRLYQRLGFVPIETVALYMRLEWRPNTMRD, encoded by the coding sequence ATGACGCCCATGCATCACGCCTACGACATCCCCTCGCCGGTCGGGAGCTTGAGCCTGCGGCCCGAGCACGATGAGGACCAGGCTTTCCGCTACCGCCTGTTCTGCGACTCGCGACAGCCGGAATTTGCCCTGCTGCTCGCGGCGTCCGACTTCGAGCAGATCATGCGTTTCCAATATCAGGCGCAGACGGTCAGCTATCGCGCGGAGTTTCCGGCTGCGCGCTTCGACATCATCGAGCTTTCCGGAGAGCCGATCGGCCGCATCGTCGTCGATCGCCCCGGCGGCATGCTGCACATCGTCGACCAGGCGATCGTGCCGCAATGGCGCAATCGCGGCATCGGCACCGCCGTCATGCGCGCCCTCATGGATGAGGCAAACGCGGCAGGGCTGCCGGTGCAGCTCGAGGTGTCATCGGCCAACGACCCTTCGCTGCGCCTTTATCAGCGTCTGGGCTTCGTGCCGATCGAGACGGTCGCGCTCTATATGAGGCTCGAATGGCGCCCGAACACGATGCGGGATTGA
- a CDS encoding SM-20-related protein, producing the protein MIDLFEIAGFLDPALCDKLRAELQRAGGGAATLLGRSPATSVQPQIRKATRVTVSDETQERVTQLLRARKGALEEHFGLVLGDCEEPQFLRYETGDFFVAHQDGNTALIFDRSRLRRVSVVIFLSAQSEAPSPGTYGGGSLTLHGPYSGPALRVPVTRAPGTLVAFRAETTHEVMPVTHGERFTIVSWYPCPAEESDGR; encoded by the coding sequence ATGATCGACCTCTTCGAGATCGCGGGCTTCCTGGATCCGGCTCTGTGCGACAAGCTCCGCGCGGAGCTGCAGCGCGCCGGCGGCGGTGCTGCGACGTTGCTCGGCCGGAGCCCAGCCACATCGGTGCAGCCACAGATCCGCAAGGCGACTCGGGTCACGGTCTCGGACGAGACGCAGGAGCGCGTGACACAGCTGCTGCGGGCACGGAAGGGCGCGCTCGAGGAGCATTTCGGGCTGGTGCTCGGGGACTGCGAAGAGCCACAATTCCTCCGCTACGAGACGGGCGACTTCTTCGTGGCGCATCAGGACGGCAACACAGCGCTCATCTTCGACCGATCGAGACTCCGAAGGGTCTCTGTGGTGATCTTCCTCAGCGCCCAATCCGAGGCCCCCTCGCCCGGCACCTATGGCGGCGGATCGCTCACCTTGCACGGCCCGTATTCCGGTCCTGCGCTGCGGGTCCCGGTCACCCGCGCGCCCGGCACGCTCGTCGCTTTCCGGGCCGAGACGACACATGAGGTGATGCCGGTCACACATGGCGAGCGCTTCACCATCGTGTCCTGGTATCCGTGTCCTGCGGAGGAGTCGGACGGTCGCTGA
- a CDS encoding methyltransferase, FkbM family, translated as MRNPRRKIAFVLAASDHGTMIVDRFDYRMVDQHAGIGVGYQILEGASFDAQEVDMALSLLGLRRQYFGNGVVAVDCGANIGVHTVEWANRMSGWGEVIAIEAQERLFYALAGNIAINNCFNARAMHAAVAAKTGTMRVPTPDYLSAGSFGSLELRQRDGVEFIGQPIDYSDEKASVIRTMTIDSLELARLDLIKIDVEGMELEAIEGAAASLARSRPVLIVEAIKTDKARLRLVLENLGYRLFEMGLNLLAIHETDKTLTHVKRGDGGGPGQSAGGSAI; from the coding sequence ATGCGCAATCCCAGGCGCAAGATCGCCTTCGTGCTCGCGGCGTCGGATCACGGCACCATGATCGTGGACCGCTTCGATTACCGCATGGTCGATCAGCATGCCGGCATCGGGGTCGGGTACCAGATCCTCGAAGGGGCCTCCTTTGATGCCCAGGAAGTCGACATGGCGTTGTCGCTGCTCGGGCTGCGCCGGCAATATTTCGGCAACGGCGTCGTGGCGGTCGATTGCGGCGCCAATATCGGCGTCCACACCGTCGAATGGGCGAACAGGATGAGCGGTTGGGGAGAGGTGATCGCCATCGAGGCGCAGGAACGGTTGTTCTACGCGCTCGCCGGCAACATCGCGATCAATAATTGCTTCAATGCCCGGGCCATGCATGCGGCCGTCGCAGCGAAAACCGGGACGATGCGGGTTCCCACCCCCGATTACCTGAGCGCCGGCAGCTTCGGCAGCCTGGAGCTGCGCCAACGGGACGGCGTCGAGTTCATCGGGCAGCCGATCGATTATTCGGACGAGAAGGCTTCCGTGATCAGGACCATGACCATCGACTCGCTCGAGCTTGCGAGGCTCGACCTGATCAAGATCGACGTGGAGGGCATGGAGCTCGAAGCGATCGAGGGCGCCGCCGCGTCGCTGGCGCGAAGCCGGCCGGTCCTCATCGTCGAAGCGATCAAGACCGACAAGGCGCGGCTTCGCCTCGTCCTGGAAAATCTCGGCTATCGGTTGTTCGAGATGGGGCTCAACCTTCTGGCCATCCACGAGACCGACAAGACCCTGACCCATGTCAAACGCGGCGACGGCGGCGGTCCGGGCCAGAGCGCAGGAGGGTCCGCGATATGA